A region of Stigmatopora nigra isolate UIUO_SnigA chromosome 6, RoL_Snig_1.1, whole genome shotgun sequence DNA encodes the following proteins:
- the atg4da gene encoding cysteine protease atg4da — MNSVSPNALHYAGGAMHDEMAEGRRQDSPGHQGSFGHMPPQSPDPGKEASGEPEELDKLKAKLMTAWNNVKYGWTVKSKTTFNKVSPVNVLGHSYLLNSEDQVERFRLAFVSKLWLTYRRDFPQLEGSNLTTDCGWGCMLRSGQMMLAQALLVHLMPRDWTWPDAQQFTDVDFEVLRVRSPVRVGGVPIPSFGSPRGCNIPEKVPPSNAMPSCAQKKKFEPSRDRQAEPIHHKLLSWFGDQPPTPFGVHQLVAIGRSSGKKAGDWYGPSIVAHILRKAVAKTTVIQNLAVYVAQDCTVYKEDVAHLCGSSISHTTPEPDNQAWKSVIILVPVRLGGDALNPSYIECVKNILKLECCIGIIGGKPKHSLYFIGFQDEQLLYLDPHYCQPVVDISEVNFPLESFHCSSPKKMPFTRMDPSCTIGFYARNKKDFESLCSAVDLALSSSSEKYPIFTFVEGQSQDYGLEAHSSYLTASPAPHILPPGKPARVNNRRNSDEFVFL; from the exons ATGAACTCTGTTTCCCCTAACGCGTTGCATTACGCGGGCGGCGCAATGCACGATGAGATGGCGGAGGGCCGGAGGCAGGATTCACCGGGGCATCAGGGCAGCTTTGGGCACATGCCTCCTCAGAGTCCAGATCCCGGTAAAGAAGCCAGTGGAGAGCCCGAGGAGCTAGATAAACTCAAAGCCAAATTAATGACAGCGTGGAACAACGTTAAATATg gaTGGACTGTGAAATCCAAGACCACCTTCAATAAGGTTTCACCAGTCAATGTTCTGGGTCACTCCTATCTGCTCAACAGTGAAG ACCAAGTAGAACGCTTCCGCCTGGCGTTCGTGTCCAAGCTGTGGCTGACCTACAGGCGGGATTTCCCTCAGTTGGAGGGCTCCAATTTGACCACGGACTGTGGATGGGGCTGCATGTTGCGCAGTGGCCAGATGATGCTAGCTCAGGCCCTTCTGGTACATCTGATGCCCAGAG ACTGGACCTGGCCAGATGCTCAACAATTTACAGATGTGGACTTTGAAGTGTTGCGAGTACGCTCACCGGTGCGTGTGGGTGGCGTCCCCATTCCTTCTTTTGGCTCCCCCCGAGGATGCAACATCCCCGAGAAGGTGCCACCAAGTAATGCGATGCCTAGTTGCGCTCAGAAGAAGAAGTTTGAGCCCTCACGGGATCGACAAGCCGAGCCCATCCACCACAAACTACTCTCATGGTTTGGAGATCAACCGCCAACACCTTTTGGGGTGCACCAGTTGGTGGCAATTGGCAGGAGTTCTGGAAAGAAGGCTGGGGATTGGTACGGCCCGTCCATAGTGGCACACATATTACG gAAAGCTGTAGCCAAAACTACTGTTATTCAAAATCTGGCTGTGTATGTGGCCCAGGATTGCACAG TGTACAAGGAGGATGTCGCACATCTGTGTGGATCATCCATCAGTCACACTACTCCAGAACCAGACAACCAAGCCTGGAAGTCTGTAATCATCCTGGTTCCTGTCCGCCTAGGCGGGGATGCGCTTAATCCTTCCTACATTGAATGTGTCAAG aaCATCCTAAAGCTGGAATGTTGTATCGGAATCATTGGAGGGAAACCAAAACACTCACTCTACTTTATCGGCTTTcaag ATGAGCAGCTGCTGTATTTGGACCCTCACTACTGCCAACCTGTGGTTGACATCAGTGAAGTCAACTTCCCACTTGAG TCTTTCCACTGTAGTTCTCCCAAAAAGATGCCCTTCACTCGAATGGATCCCAGTTGTACCATCGGCTTTTATGCCAGGAACAAGAAAGACTTTGAATCTTTATGTTCTGCTGTTGATCTG GCCCTGTCATCCTCAAGTGAGAAGTATCCAATCTTCACATTCGTGGAAGGCCAAAGTCAGGATTATGGACTAGAGGCGCATAGCAGTTACCTCACTGCTAGTCCCGCGCCACACATACTGCCCCCCGGTAAGCCCGCCCGGGTCAATAACAGACGAAACAGTGACGAGTTTGTCTTCCTGTGA